The Gammaproteobacteria bacterium nucleotide sequence AGCGGGTCACGCCAGCTTTCGAACTGTGCCGCCAGCACCAGATAAATCACCAGAATGGACATGAAGAAAGTCAGGATCAGTGCACTGCCCTGCTGGGCGTACTGACGTGACATACCCGTATAATCCCAGCCGAAGCCACGCGGGAAGGTCTCGCGCGCCTGCGCCTCCAGATAGGCGAGTGCATCGCCGAGCGGCACGCCCGGCGTCATCACACCCTGGACGGTGACCGCATTGAGCTGCTGGAACTGGGTGCGCTGGCTGGGCTCGACCGTCTCCTCGAAGTGCACCAGCATCGACAGCGGCACCAGTTCGCCGGATGCGGTCGGGATGTAGTAGCTGTTCAGCTTGTCGGCACTCACCCGATAGTCGCGCGCCACCTGCGGAATGACCTTGTAGCTGCGTCCTTCCAGGCTGAAGCGGTTGACGAAGTTACCACCGAGCATGGTCGAGAGATTGCTACCGATATCCTGCATGGTGATACCGAGATCGGCGGCACGGTCACGGTCGATGAGCAGATTGGTCTTGGGACGCGAGAATTCGACGGTCTTCTGCAGAAACATGAAACGTCCACTCTGCATGGCCACGCCGATCAGGCCATCGGCGACCTCGTCCAGGCGGTCGTAATCCGCATCCGAGCTGATCACGAACTGCACCGGCAGACCGCCACCCGAACCCGGCAGGCTGGGCCGCGGGAACACCGCCGTCTGGAAGCCCGCGACCTGGTTCAGCTTCGCCTGCAACTCCGGCTGGATATCCATTTGTGAGCGTTCGCGCGCGGAGGGCGGCGGCATCTTGAAGCCGCCGAACACGGTGCTGGAGTCGCGCCCGAACCCGAGGATGAGAAAACTCTCGTGGTATTCCGGGATATCCTCGAAGATCGACACGATCTGCTGCGTGTAGGGCGCGTTGTACTCCAGTGTCGCCGTTTGCGGCGCACGCGCCTGGAAGAACAGGATACTCTGATCCTCGGTCGGCGCCAGTTCGCTCTGGGTGGTGACGAACATGAAATAGATGCTCACCAGTATCGCCACAGCGAATACCAGTATCACCGGCACATAGTCGAGCGTGGCATGCAGGCGGCGCTGATAGCCGGCCGCCAGCCGTGTGAAGAAACGCTCCACGGCGTGCTCGAACCGGCCCGGCGCGCCATGCGGCTTGAGTACCTTGCTCGACAGCATCGGCGACAGCGTCAGGGCCACGATACCCGAGACCACCACGGCACCGGCAAGGGCGAACGCGAATTCGGTGAACAGGGTACCGACCAATCCGCCCATGAAGCCGATGGGCGCGTACACCGCCACCAGGGTGGTGGTCATGGCAATGATGGGCATCGCCAGTTCCCGGGCCCCGCGCAGAGCCGCCTCGGTACGCGTCGCACCCGCCTCAATATGCCGATGAATGTTTTCGACCACGATGATGGCGTCGTCCACCACCAGGCCGATGGCCAGCACCATGGCCAGCAGGGTCAGCAGATTCACCGAAAATCCCAGCAATAACATGACGAAAGCACCGCCAATCAGTGACAGCGGCACGGCCACCGCAGGGATCAGCGCCGCGCGCATCGACCCCAGTGACAGGAAGATCACTGTGAGCACGATCAGCATCGCCTCGAGCAGTGTCTTGAACACCTCGTTGATGGAATCCTCGATATAGATGCTCGCGTCGTAGGGAATGTGCACGTTCAACCCTTCGGGCAGTTGACTGCGTACCTCCGGCATGAGGCTGTGGATACTCTGGGCGACGGTGAGCGGATTGGCGCCCGGCGCCGGTTCGATGCCGATGAAGATCGCCGTCTTGCCCTTGTACCAGCTGGCCGAATCGTAATCCTCGGAACCCAGATGCGGTACGGCGACATCCTCCAAGCGTACCAGTGCCCCGTTCTCGCTACGCACTACCAATCTGCGGAAATCTTCTTCACTGCTGATGTCGGTATCGGCAGTCAGATCGATGGCGACGTAGGCACCCTTGGTCTGGCCGACGGCGGAGAGGAAATTGTTCTCCCGCAGCACGTCCTGCACGTCGTCCGGGGATACGCCCAGGGCCGCCATGCGTTGCGGATCCAGCCATACACGCATGGCGAAGGTCTTGCTGCCGAGCAGCTGGGCCTTGGCCACGCCAGCCACCGCCTGCAACTTGGGCTGCACGACGCGCAGCAGATAATCGCTGATCTGCGCGGGTTGCATCTGATCGGAATAGAAGGCCATGTACATCAACGCGGTCGAATCCCCGGTGGTGGAATCGATCACCGGATCGTCGGCCTCGGCCGGCAGCACGTTGCGCTGGCTCGCCACCTTGGCCTGAATCTCGGCGACGGCCGCGTTCGGGTCGTGGTTGAGCACCATGTGTGCCTCGATGGTCGAGACACCCTGGGTACTGCGTGCAAACAGATAGTCGATACCATCGGCCTCGGCGATGGCCTGTTGCAGTGGTGTCGTTATGAAGCCTTTGATGAGCTCGCTGCTGGCCCCGGCATAGGTCGTCGTGACCGTGACCACGGTGTTCTGGGTCTCAGGATACTGACGCAGCTCCAGCGAGCCGATGGAGCGTAACCCGATCACCAGGATCAGCAGGCTCACCACGCTGGCGAGGACCGGACGGTGAATGAAGATATCCGTGAATTTCATGCACGCGTCCCTCGCAACGCCGCCGGTGCGATGTCGTTGTCCATGCGGCGCATCATTCGCCCATCTCGCCCATGAGTTCTACCACGTTGTCGATGACCACCGGCTGGCCGTTGCGCAGCTTGTTGTGGCCGGCGCTCACCACCCGATCTCCGGCGGCAAGCCCGGCGCGGATCTCTACGCGCCGTTCGCGCACCTCACCGGTCTCGATCTGGCGGCGCTGCACCACCAGCTGTCCGTCCCGGTCTTCGATGACGAATACTGAATTACCATAGGGGTTGTAGGAGATCGCACGCTCCGGCAGGGTAAGCACGCCGCTGCGCGGCGGCAACAGCGTGCGCACCTCAGCGAACATGCCGGGGCGCAGCTGCTTGGCAGGGTTCTCCAGGCGGGCACGCACGCGGATACTGCGCGTGCCGGCCGCGATGCGCGGACTGATCGCGTCGATGCGGCCGGTAAAATGCGACTGCGGGTAGGCCTGCACGTCGACCTCGATTGCCTGGCCGACGGCGAGATCGCCGAGGTACCGCTCCGGCAGGCTGTAGTCGGCATAAATGGGATCGAGCGATTGCAGCGACACGATCTCCGCACCGGGGGCGAGATACTGTCCGAGGTCCACCTGGCGGATACCCAGCTCACCGGTAAAGGGCGCGCGGACGGCCTTCTTGCGGATGATCGCCTGCTTACTGGCGACCAGCGAGGCGGCACTGTCGAGCGCGGCCCTGGCCTGATCATATTCCGAACGCGAGACCGACTTCTCCTTCACCAGCCGGGCGGCGCGTTCGAAGGTGATCTCGCCCAGCCGCTGCGCCGCGACCAGTCCGGCCAGCTCGGCCCGGTCGACCTCGTCGTCGAGCTGCACCAGCAGATCGCCGGCACTGACCTGCTGGCCCGACTCGAAATGGATAGCCCGCACCTGACCGGCGATCTCGTTCGATACGAACACACCCTGGGTGGCGGTCAGGCTGCCGACCGCCGACAGATACGGCCGCCAGGATTCGGTCTCGACGGTCGCCGCGGCGACGGTCGCCGGCGGCGGCGGCGCCGCCATCATCGCGGCCATCCGGGTCCCTGTGTAGTACTTCCAGCCGAACACGCCGCCGAACAGAATGGCGAGTGCGAGGATAACGAGGATCAGTCGTTTGAGCACGGACGCTCCCAAGATCGCGTACGGGGCGATCGCTTGCATGTCGTGATGGCCCGCCAAACGCCTCGGGACGCGCGGGGGCCGCGTGTCGGGATGCAATCCGGCGGTGAAAAGGACGCTATTGTGACCCGACCGGAGCGGACGGTCCAGCCCATTCAGTCGGGTTACAATAACCCGCCGGGCGCGGGACGGTGCGGCATGGATGCGCTCTCAGTCACGGCATCCATGGCCAAGACACCCCCGCTGGTGACTCACGCTTCAAGGAGACCGACATGGACCTGCTGCACACCTACTTCTCCGACATCCATTGGCAAGACCTCATCTTCGGCACGCTGCGCATCCTGCTGATGCTGACGCTGGCCTGGCTGCTGAGTCTGGCGGCACGTATGGGATTGCGGCGCTTCGAACGCCGACTGGTCGAGGAAGGCAGGCGGCAGGACGACATCGCCTCGGAGGCGAGCAAGCGCGCCGATACCCTGGTACGGTTGCTGCGCCAGGGCGTCTCCATCATGATCTGGGTGATTACGCTGCTGGTCATCCTCAACGAACTCGGCATCTCCGTCGGTCCGATCCTGGCGAGCGCCGGGGTGGCCGGTCTGGCGGTGGGTTTCGGCGCACAGAATCTGGTTCGCGATGTCATCAGCGGCTTTTTTCTGATCCTCGAGAATCAGGTGCGCGTCGGCGATGTGGCCGTCGTCAATGGTACCGGCGGCCTGGTCGAGGCGATCAACTTCCGCACCCTGGTGTTGCGTGACCTGTCCGGTATTGTGCACGTATTTCCCAACGGTGCGGTGACCACGCTCAGCAATGTCACCAAGGAATGGTCGGCCTATGTCTTCGATATCGGCGTGGCCTACAAGGAGAACACCGACCGGGTAATTGGTGTGATGCGTGAGGTCGCCGACGCGCTGCAGCACGACGAGCACTTCGGCCCGGCGATCCTCGGCAACATCGAGATCTTCGGCGTGGACCAGTTCGCCGACTCCGCGGTGATCATCAAGGGCCGCATCCGGACGCAGCCGATCAAGCAGTGGGACGTCGGACGCGAATTCCTGCGCCGCATCAAGCTGGCCTTCGACCACCACGGCATCGAGATCCCGTTTCCGCAACGTGCGCTGCATTTTGGCACAGAAAGTGCGCCTTTCCTGGTCGGACGGACCCCATCTGCGTAGGGGTGCCCGGGCCGGCCGGCGACGCCACGTACTTCCGGGCACGCCGCCTCTCATGCGGGCCGGTCACCGGGTTCTTTGGGGAATTACCCTGAGAGTACGAATATCCCTCCAG carries:
- a CDS encoding efflux RND transporter permease subunit gives rise to the protein MKFTDIFIHRPVLASVVSLLILVIGLRSIGSLELRQYPETQNTVVTVTTTYAGASSELIKGFITTPLQQAIAEADGIDYLFARSTQGVSTIEAHMVLNHDPNAAVAEIQAKVASQRNVLPAEADDPVIDSTTGDSTALMYMAFYSDQMQPAQISDYLLRVVQPKLQAVAGVAKAQLLGSKTFAMRVWLDPQRMAALGVSPDDVQDVLRENNFLSAVGQTKGAYVAIDLTADTDISSEEDFRRLVVRSENGALVRLEDVAVPHLGSEDYDSASWYKGKTAIFIGIEPAPGANPLTVAQSIHSLMPEVRSQLPEGLNVHIPYDASIYIEDSINEVFKTLLEAMLIVLTVIFLSLGSMRAALIPAVAVPLSLIGGAFVMLLLGFSVNLLTLLAMVLAIGLVVDDAIIVVENIHRHIEAGATRTEAALRGARELAMPIIAMTTTLVAVYAPIGFMGGLVGTLFTEFAFALAGAVVVSGIVALTLSPMLSSKVLKPHGAPGRFEHAVERFFTRLAAGYQRRLHATLDYVPVILVFAVAILVSIYFMFVTTQSELAPTEDQSILFFQARAPQTATLEYNAPYTQQIVSIFEDIPEYHESFLILGFGRDSSTVFGGFKMPPPSARERSQMDIQPELQAKLNQVAGFQTAVFPRPSLPGSGGGLPVQFVISSDADYDRLDEVADGLIGVAMQSGRFMFLQKTVEFSRPKTNLLIDRDRAADLGITMQDIGSNLSTMLGGNFVNRFSLEGRSYKVIPQVARDYRVSADKLNSYYIPTASGELVPLSMLVHFEETVEPSQRTQFQQLNAVTVQGVMTPGVPLGDALAYLEAQARETFPRGFGWDYTGMSRQYAQQGSALILTFFMSILVIYLVLAAQFESWRDPLIILVSVPMSIAGALIFMTMGLATINIYTQVGLITLIGLITKNGILIVEFANQLQIHEGLDKRAAVEKASSIRLRPILMTTVSMIVAMFPLLTASGPGAVSRFDIGLVVATGLGVGTLFTLFVVPAVYLVLARDHARAADQGRVAEAGLEPGG
- a CDS encoding efflux RND transporter periplasmic adaptor subunit, whose protein sequence is MLKRLILVILALAILFGGVFGWKYYTGTRMAAMMAAPPPPATVAAATVETESWRPYLSAVGSLTATQGVFVSNEIAGQVRAIHFESGQQVSAGDLLVQLDDEVDRAELAGLVAAQRLGEITFERAARLVKEKSVSRSEYDQARAALDSAASLVASKQAIIRKKAVRAPFTGELGIRQVDLGQYLAPGAEIVSLQSLDPIYADYSLPERYLGDLAVGQAIEVDVQAYPQSHFTGRIDAISPRIAAGTRSIRVRARLENPAKQLRPGMFAEVRTLLPPRSGVLTLPERAISYNPYGNSVFVIEDRDGQLVVQRRQIETGEVRERRVEIRAGLAAGDRVVSAGHNKLRNGQPVVIDNVVELMGEMGE
- a CDS encoding mechanosensitive ion channel family protein, whose product is MDLLHTYFSDIHWQDLIFGTLRILLMLTLAWLLSLAARMGLRRFERRLVEEGRRQDDIASEASKRADTLVRLLRQGVSIMIWVITLLVILNELGISVGPILASAGVAGLAVGFGAQNLVRDVISGFFLILENQVRVGDVAVVNGTGGLVEAINFRTLVLRDLSGIVHVFPNGAVTTLSNVTKEWSAYVFDIGVAYKENTDRVIGVMREVADALQHDEHFGPAILGNIEIFGVDQFADSAVIIKGRIRTQPIKQWDVGREFLRRIKLAFDHHGIEIPFPQRALHFGTESAPFLVGRTPSA